From Methanomassiliicoccales archaeon LGM-RCC1, one genomic window encodes:
- a CDS encoding ABC transporter ATP-binding protein, translating into MSEGSGLEKIEKDLEDTFMRRLYEYSPKALHYITVGILLTLISTGFNIVTPLLLSYIMDEFAADIGHFEGSDTIFAAINTLVALCATSFIISTYKDRVISKGSIELAETIRVDMFDKIRRIPYGRLIGVRTGDIANRIANDCSTISNLAGSTAATGVSSIALIVGSGAMMAYTNAELAVVCTLPIVSAVLITLFFSKSLDRYYKRQSKDLGEVNNRILESFYGYLTIRASSSEGKFFKEFQELNLDMGKKMYKLMNYASLIPSMMGFITNVGYVTICGYGLMMIADGRATFGLIIGFLVYMRLFTQPISDISATAVALKELQSASDRVFEVLDQREIQEHDIESIKEFKGGVEFDHVNFSFGEGKGYAIKDVSFKVEPGQTVAIIGPTGSGKTTLMNLLMGLFELESGTIKIDGTPINELNNVQMRSMFSLVAQNSWVFKGTIRNNIVYNSAPKSDEYLWEVIDSVGLGYIRKYSKGLDTYLDNPSALSVGQRQQLSVARAIIHDAPILVLDEATSSVDIRTEKAIVEALDKAAKKRTSFVIAHRLSTIKSADLILVVENGTIHESGTMTELMKKGGLFYDLVSVQKNDTKTKKDPMPENLDVQS; encoded by the coding sequence ATGAGCGAAGGATCCGGTTTGGAAAAGATAGAGAAGGATCTGGAAGACACCTTCATGCGCCGCCTGTACGAATACTCGCCGAAGGCGCTGCACTACATCACAGTCGGTATACTGCTGACCCTGATCTCCACCGGTTTCAACATTGTCACTCCGCTTCTGCTCTCCTACATAATGGACGAATTCGCCGCAGACATAGGTCATTTCGAAGGATCGGACACGATATTTGCAGCGATCAACACGCTGGTCGCACTGTGTGCCACCTCATTCATCATTTCCACTTACAAGGACCGTGTCATAAGCAAAGGATCCATCGAACTGGCTGAGACCATACGCGTGGACATGTTCGACAAGATCAGAAGGATCCCCTACGGCAGACTGATCGGTGTAAGAACTGGAGATATCGCCAACCGTATCGCTAACGACTGCAGTACGATCTCGAATCTTGCGGGATCGACGGCGGCTACAGGTGTGAGCTCGATAGCCTTGATCGTGGGATCGGGAGCCATGATGGCCTACACCAATGCGGAACTCGCTGTGGTCTGTACGCTGCCTATCGTTTCAGCGGTCTTGATCACGCTCTTCTTCTCCAAGAGTCTGGACAGATACTACAAGAGACAGAGCAAGGATCTTGGTGAAGTGAACAACCGTATCCTGGAGAGCTTCTACGGATACCTCACCATCAGGGCATCCAGTTCAGAGGGCAAGTTCTTCAAGGAATTCCAGGAACTCAACCTGGACATGGGTAAGAAGATGTACAAGCTCATGAACTATGCTTCCCTGATCCCTTCGATGATGGGATTCATCACCAACGTAGGATACGTGACCATCTGCGGTTACGGACTCATGATGATCGCGGACGGCAGAGCGACCTTCGGACTTATCATCGGATTCCTTGTGTACATGAGGCTGTTCACCCAGCCTATAAGCGATATCTCCGCTACAGCCGTCGCGCTGAAAGAGCTCCAGAGCGCTTCCGATAGGGTCTTCGAGGTCCTTGATCAGAGGGAGATTCAGGAACACGATATCGAATCGATCAAGGAATTCAAGGGCGGTGTGGAATTCGACCATGTCAACTTCTCCTTCGGAGAAGGAAAAGGCTATGCGATCAAGGATGTGTCCTTCAAGGTTGAACCTGGTCAGACCGTTGCCATCATCGGACCCACCGGCTCCGGTAAGACGACGCTCATGAATCTGCTGATGGGATTGTTCGAGCTCGAATCGGGAACCATCAAGATCGACGGTACCCCCATCAACGAGCTCAACAACGTTCAGATGCGCAGCATGTTCTCGCTTGTTGCCCAGAACAGCTGGGTTTTCAAAGGCACCATCAGGAACAATATCGTCTACAATTCCGCGCCCAAGAGCGACGAATACCTCTGGGAGGTCATCGATTCTGTAGGTCTAGGCTATATCAGGAAGTACTCCAAGGGTCTGGACACATACCTGGACAACCCCTCTGCGCTGTCCGTCGGACAGAGGCAGCAGTTATCCGTGGCCAGGGCGATCATCCATGACGCCCCTATACTGGTCCTTGACGAGGCTACGAGCTCCGTCGATATCAGGACCGAGAAGGCCATCGTCGAAGCACTTGACAAGGCCGCCAAGAAGAGGACCTCCTTCGTCATAGCGCACAGGCTGTCCACCATAAAATCGGCTGATCTCATCCTTGTCGTCGAGAACGGTACGATCCACGAGAGCGGAACCATGACCGAGCTCATGAAGAAGGGCGGTCTGTTCTACGACCTGGTCTCCGTGCAGAAGAATGACACGAAGACAAAGAAGGATCCTATGCCTGAGAATTTGGATGTTCAATCCTGA
- a CDS encoding ABC transporter ATP-binding protein: MLFRYYNRNAAILSAICLFVSALSIYFTAQIPDCLDKLTDAFLHEDTEGALDNAEMMSVFAISSLAAALVAGVMSSKIVSLVTVRLRRKVFQAAQNMVPQDVDHFSVPTLTNTVTGDVETVANFISAMSTTGLVLPMTLLIVAPAMASKSLFLNGVVAALMIAGAILIMLTLRRIAPKIDYSSDLGSDMNRSVMEYMEGLGTIRTYGGEQRHTEDFNRISEEMYGTTAYIGKKTAYIYPMMDMMVIIIPLAIYVVAFFALPTLGYEEQISLLASIISFTMYVLMLFAAVTQTISLVGMLYPDYVSARNSVDEVLDYKPSLTEGDKDPPSEGGTIEFRDVSFQYPTRHHLVLKNVSFKINPGENISIIGPPASGKTTILNLILRFYDATSGSVLVDGMDVKDYRFADLRERITYSSQDPIIFSETLMGNVRFSPQSAGMSDEEVRTVMNECRIDEFIHRLPNGEETLLTAKGVDLSGGQKQRINLARALCIPGDIYLLDDPFSAVDVMMESEIRGNVKRRLKNATTILVTQRVSTAMKADRIIVMDAGEIIDIGTHEELMKTCEYYAEMVRFQSDWEAVK, from the coding sequence ATGTTATTCAGGTATTATAACCGCAACGCGGCGATTCTGTCGGCGATATGTCTATTCGTATCGGCCCTCAGTATCTACTTTACTGCGCAGATACCTGATTGTTTGGACAAGCTCACGGACGCTTTCCTCCATGAGGACACTGAGGGTGCCCTCGATAACGCAGAGATGATGTCTGTCTTCGCGATCAGTTCATTGGCAGCAGCTCTCGTGGCAGGAGTCATGTCCTCCAAGATCGTGTCTCTGGTAACGGTGCGTCTCAGACGCAAAGTGTTCCAAGCCGCGCAGAACATGGTGCCCCAGGATGTCGATCATTTCTCAGTCCCGACTCTTACCAACACCGTCACCGGTGACGTGGAAACGGTAGCTAACTTCATCTCGGCCATGTCGACGACCGGATTGGTCCTGCCCATGACTCTGCTGATCGTTGCCCCGGCAATGGCTTCCAAATCCCTGTTCCTGAACGGAGTGGTGGCGGCCTTGATGATCGCTGGTGCGATATTGATCATGCTCACGCTCCGCCGTATCGCACCCAAAATCGATTACTCCAGCGATCTCGGAAGCGACATGAACAGGAGCGTCATGGAGTACATGGAAGGACTGGGAACCATCCGTACGTATGGTGGAGAGCAGAGACATACGGAAGATTTCAACCGCATCAGCGAAGAGATGTACGGAACGACCGCCTATATCGGAAAGAAGACGGCATACATCTATCCGATGATGGACATGATGGTCATTATCATCCCGCTGGCCATCTATGTTGTTGCATTCTTCGCACTTCCGACTTTAGGATACGAGGAACAGATCTCCCTTTTGGCAAGCATAATATCGTTCACAATGTACGTCCTTATGCTCTTCGCAGCGGTCACCCAGACCATTTCACTAGTGGGTATGCTATATCCGGATTACGTTTCAGCCAGGAATTCTGTCGACGAGGTTCTTGACTACAAACCCTCGCTCACAGAAGGGGACAAGGACCCGCCGTCTGAGGGAGGGACCATCGAATTCCGCGATGTGTCATTCCAGTACCCGACCCGCCACCACCTGGTCCTGAAGAATGTCAGTTTCAAGATCAACCCAGGAGAGAATATCTCCATCATAGGTCCTCCGGCATCAGGAAAGACGACTATCCTCAATCTTATACTCAGATTCTACGACGCCACATCCGGTTCTGTCCTGGTGGACGGAATGGATGTTAAGGACTACCGCTTCGCCGACCTCCGTGAGAGGATCACATACTCATCACAGGACCCGATCATCTTCAGCGAAACCCTGATGGGAAATGTCAGGTTCAGCCCCCAATCGGCAGGAATGAGCGATGAGGAAGTCAGGACAGTGATGAATGAATGCAGGATCGATGAATTCATCCACAGACTTCCCAATGGGGAAGAGACCTTGCTGACGGCGAAAGGTGTGGATCTGTCCGGTGGACAGAAACAAAGGATCAACCTCGCCAGAGCATTGTGTATCCCTGGCGACATATACCTTCTTGACGATCCGTTCTCAGCCGTCGATGTCATGATGGAATCTGAGATACGCGGCAACGTGAAGAGGAGACTGAAGAATGCAACGACGATACTCGTCACACAGAGGGTATCGACGGCCATGAAGGCCGACAGGATCATAGTGATGGATGCCGGCGAGATCATAGACATAGGAACCCACGAAGAGCTCATGAAGACGTGCGAATACTATGCTGAAATGGTTAGATTCCAGTCAGACTGGGAGGCGGTGAAATGA
- a CDS encoding CBS domain-containing protein, which yields MPEDKPLVGEYMVRNVQTVDPNMTVREAMDQMIKSEFHGFPVAENGYLLGFITAKELLRYVDQPNAKIRNVMKKGTFCAIPSMTVADATRILFRYGLRNLPVVDEDKKLIGIISNLDIVRSQIEKSRPNKVMTVKRFLEETNGIKMKVENKDVPVNMIVPTQKEIYMDELVGRQYELKRGMIEPLIVVERRNGYLVVDGHHRIMAAKKLGMKTYKCIVLIPNVYDVKLGLEKTAEKWGLRSLDDVNIIEGTKHPFMEVTTMLMPGEETEALTKKLIDRDSQ from the coding sequence ATGCCAGAGGATAAGCCCTTAGTCGGGGAGTACATGGTCCGCAATGTTCAGACCGTCGATCCGAACATGACGGTCAGAGAAGCCATGGATCAGATGATCAAATCGGAGTTCCACGGATTCCCGGTGGCCGAGAACGGATATCTCCTGGGTTTCATAACGGCAAAGGAGCTCCTCCGCTACGTGGACCAGCCCAATGCCAAGATCCGCAACGTTATGAAGAAGGGGACTTTCTGTGCGATCCCTTCTATGACCGTTGCGGACGCCACTCGTATTCTGTTCAGGTACGGTCTGAGGAATCTTCCCGTCGTCGATGAAGACAAGAAGCTCATCGGCATCATTTCCAATCTGGACATCGTCAGGTCTCAGATTGAGAAGTCCCGTCCCAACAAGGTCATGACGGTCAAGCGCTTCCTCGAGGAGACCAACGGTATCAAGATGAAGGTCGAGAACAAGGATGTGCCCGTAAACATGATCGTCCCCACCCAGAAGGAGATCTACATGGATGAGCTGGTCGGCCGCCAATACGAGCTGAAGAGGGGAATGATCGAGCCTTTGATCGTAGTGGAGAGGCGCAACGGTTATCTCGTCGTCGACGGTCACCACAGGATCATGGCCGCCAAGAAGCTGGGCATGAAGACCTACAAGTGTATCGTGCTGATTCCCAATGTATACGATGTCAAGCTCGGTCTCGAGAAGACCGCCGAGAAGTGGGGATTGAGGTCTTTGGACGATGTCAACATCATCGAAGGCACCAAGCATCCGTTCATGGAGGTCACCACCATGCTGATGCCTGGAGAGGAGACCGAGGCACTGACCAAGAAGCTCATCGACCGCGATTCTCAGTGA
- a CDS encoding TIGR04076 family protein — protein MYDVKITAVRKTCYEDLMEQYENPIDHACDIQIGQIFISKNGKRPEGMCESAWESMEKFVKELANGGGNFYDGWMKNPRSAMISCNDGFRPVSFYIEAIDH, from the coding sequence ATGTATGATGTGAAGATCACGGCCGTACGCAAGACCTGCTACGAGGATCTCATGGAACAATACGAGAACCCGATAGATCACGCCTGCGACATCCAGATCGGCCAGATTTTCATATCCAAGAACGGCAAGAGGCCGGAGGGCATGTGCGAGAGCGCATGGGAATCCATGGAGAAGTTCGTAAAGGAACTGGCCAACGGCGGCGGAAACTTCTACGATGGGTGGATGAAGAACCCCAGGTCCGCTATGATATCATGCAACGACGGATTCAGACCCGTCAGTTTCTACATCGAGGCTATAGATCACTGA
- the ppsA gene encoding phosphoenolpyruvate synthase, whose product MDKKIVDVNELHVEDVPFVGGKGANLGELTNAGFPVPEAFVLTTVAYDYFLSKSKIFDKITKELEGIDRNSDDSLVAASDKIRAMFDECEIPADLKKEIVSKYKMLFPKGKIGFVAVRSSATAEDLPDASFAGQQETYLNVKDEADLFDKIRKCWSSLFTARAIAYREKQGYAHEDVKLAVVVQRMVNSEFSGIMFTVDPNSGAKQIVIEGGYGLGEAIVGGEVTPDTYIVDKQKMDILKKRISTQTWKYVRGKNGGVEKKDMPQEMVKAQKIADDRVLEIAEIGRQIEIHYNKPMDMEWCIEDNKAYIVQARPITATGNSVTNETVGDAVSSDAIVATGLGASPGLATGKVIIYDTSMSLDVIKEGDVLVTKMTMPDMVPAMSRAAGIITDEGGMTCHAAIISRELGTPCVVGTGNATECLSNGMDVTVDGTTGNVYKGIIAKKKDTSSASAETAGPVGYAEAVPITGTKVMVNMSMPAKADEISQLPCDGVGLMRIEFLFTNYVGEHPCAFLAEGREQELIDKLADGISKVTRAFYPRPIVLRTSDFKTNEYHDMKGGADYEPNEDNPMIGWRGCSRYVSDSYRDAFMCELKAIKKVRDEMGFKNLNMMLPFVRTIDEVKEITAMMESIGLRRSRDFKLYFMAEVPVIIFMADEFCKYCDAFSIGSNDLTQLTMGCDRDSDILGHMGYFDERNEGVKRAISHLIKVAHEHGKYVSICGQGPSVYPEFTEFLVEEGIDGISLNPDTFYKTKRIIASAEQRIMLRDLRNLRNQQF is encoded by the coding sequence ATGGATAAGAAAATTGTCGATGTTAACGAACTGCATGTCGAAGATGTGCCCTTCGTAGGTGGAAAAGGAGCCAACCTCGGAGAGCTTACAAACGCCGGATTCCCTGTGCCTGAGGCATTTGTGCTGACCACAGTGGCCTACGACTACTTCCTCTCCAAGAGCAAGATCTTTGACAAGATCACCAAGGAGCTCGAGGGAATTGACAGGAATTCGGACGACTCTCTCGTCGCCGCCTCCGACAAGATCAGGGCGATGTTCGACGAGTGCGAGATCCCTGCCGACTTGAAGAAAGAAATCGTCTCCAAATACAAGATGCTCTTCCCCAAGGGAAAGATCGGCTTCGTCGCAGTAAGGTCGAGCGCAACCGCTGAGGACCTGCCCGATGCCAGTTTCGCAGGACAGCAGGAGACATACCTCAACGTCAAGGACGAGGCTGACCTATTCGACAAGATCAGGAAGTGCTGGTCCTCTCTGTTCACCGCAAGGGCCATCGCATACCGCGAGAAGCAGGGATACGCCCACGAGGACGTCAAGCTGGCCGTTGTGGTCCAGAGGATGGTCAATTCGGAATTCTCCGGAATCATGTTCACAGTGGACCCCAACAGCGGGGCCAAGCAGATCGTCATCGAGGGAGGCTACGGTCTCGGAGAGGCGATCGTCGGAGGAGAGGTCACACCCGACACATACATCGTCGACAAGCAGAAGATGGATATCCTCAAGAAGAGGATCTCCACGCAGACATGGAAGTACGTACGCGGAAAGAACGGCGGTGTCGAGAAGAAAGACATGCCCCAGGAGATGGTCAAGGCTCAGAAGATCGCCGACGACCGTGTCCTGGAAATCGCGGAGATCGGACGCCAGATCGAGATCCACTACAACAAGCCCATGGACATGGAATGGTGCATCGAGGACAACAAGGCATACATCGTCCAGGCTAGGCCCATCACCGCCACCGGTAACTCTGTCACCAACGAGACGGTGGGAGATGCAGTGTCCAGCGATGCGATCGTCGCCACCGGACTGGGAGCAAGCCCCGGACTCGCCACTGGAAAAGTCATCATCTACGATACATCCATGAGTCTCGACGTCATCAAGGAAGGAGATGTCCTGGTCACGAAGATGACCATGCCCGACATGGTCCCCGCCATGAGCAGGGCCGCAGGAATCATCACCGACGAGGGAGGAATGACCTGTCACGCCGCGATCATCTCCAGGGAGCTCGGAACACCCTGTGTCGTCGGAACAGGAAACGCGACGGAATGCCTCTCCAACGGAATGGATGTCACCGTCGACGGAACCACAGGTAACGTTTACAAAGGAATCATCGCCAAGAAGAAAGACACCTCCTCGGCATCAGCTGAGACCGCAGGACCCGTCGGATATGCGGAGGCAGTCCCCATCACCGGAACAAAGGTCATGGTCAACATGTCCATGCCTGCCAAAGCGGACGAGATCTCGCAGCTTCCCTGCGACGGTGTCGGACTGATGAGGATCGAGTTCCTCTTCACCAACTATGTCGGAGAGCACCCCTGCGCATTCCTCGCTGAGGGAAGGGAGCAGGAGCTCATCGACAAGCTCGCTGACGGAATCTCCAAGGTCACAAGGGCGTTCTACCCCAGGCCCATCGTCCTCAGGACATCGGACTTCAAGACCAACGAGTACCACGACATGAAGGGCGGTGCGGATTACGAGCCCAACGAGGACAACCCCATGATCGGATGGAGGGGATGCTCCAGGTACGTCTCGGACAGCTACCGCGACGCATTCATGTGCGAGCTCAAGGCCATCAAGAAGGTCAGGGACGAGATGGGATTCAAGAACCTCAACATGATGCTCCCGTTCGTCAGGACCATCGACGAGGTCAAGGAGATCACCGCCATGATGGAGTCCATCGGACTCAGGAGGAGCAGGGACTTCAAGCTCTACTTCATGGCAGAGGTCCCGGTCATCATCTTCATGGCGGACGAGTTCTGCAAGTACTGCGATGCGTTCTCCATCGGATCCAACGATCTGACGCAGCTCACGATGGGGTGCGACAGGGATTCCGATATCCTCGGCCACATGGGATACTTCGATGAGAGGAACGAGGGAGTCAAGAGGGCCATTTCCCACTTGATCAAGGTCGCCCACGAGCACGGAAAATACGTGAGCATCTGCGGACAGGGACCTTCGGTCTACCCCGAGTTCACCGAGTTCCTGGTCGAGGAGGGAATCGACGGAATCTCACTGAACCCCGACACCTTCTACAAGACCAAGAGGATCATCGCATCCGCTGAGCAGAGGATCATGCTCAGAGATCTCAGGAACCTTAGGAACCAGCAGTTCTGA
- a CDS encoding 2-oxoacid:acceptor oxidoreductase family protein, with protein MDIEICWHGRGGQGVVTANEILAETAILAGKYVKAFPEFGPERMGAPIRAFTRISENPIRVHSQVYEPDIVVIMDGTLVGKVDVTKGAKKDTIVVANYAGSPKELQDALMTDIECHTLDAQKIAIEEIGKPMVNTVMLGALVKCSPLVGYDHLEDQITTKFTGKLPDKVILKNLSALKRGYQEVQ; from the coding sequence ATGGATATCGAAATATGTTGGCATGGCAGAGGCGGTCAGGGAGTCGTCACTGCTAACGAGATCCTCGCGGAGACCGCGATCCTCGCAGGGAAGTACGTCAAGGCCTTCCCCGAGTTCGGTCCCGAGAGGATGGGTGCCCCCATCAGGGCATTCACGAGGATCTCAGAGAATCCCATCAGAGTGCACAGTCAAGTCTACGAGCCCGACATCGTCGTCATCATGGACGGAACACTGGTCGGAAAGGTGGACGTGACGAAAGGAGCAAAGAAGGACACAATCGTCGTCGCCAATTACGCAGGCTCTCCCAAGGAGCTCCAGGATGCACTCATGACGGATATCGAATGCCACACTCTGGACGCCCAGAAGATCGCCATCGAGGAGATCGGCAAGCCCATGGTCAATACGGTCATGCTGGGAGCGCTCGTCAAGTGCTCGCCCCTCGTCGGATACGACCATCTGGAGGACCAGATCACAACCAAGTTCACAGGCAAGCTGCCTGACAAGGTCATTCTCAAGAACCTCTCCGCACTGAAGAGAGGATACCAGGAGGTGCAGTGA
- a CDS encoding 4Fe-4S binding protein: MASISDLVVGGRIVKPGNSEQFNTGDWRTYVPVINQDECIDCGQCWIFCPDNSVVFREGHMSGFKLTHCKGCGICSKVCPKGAITMKEE; encoded by the coding sequence ATGGCAAGCATCAGCGACCTCGTGGTAGGAGGACGCATAGTCAAGCCCGGAAACTCCGAGCAGTTCAACACCGGTGACTGGAGAACATACGTCCCTGTCATCAACCAGGACGAGTGCATCGATTGCGGTCAGTGTTGGATCTTCTGTCCCGACAACAGCGTCGTGTTCAGAGAGGGCCACATGAGCGGATTCAAGCTCACTCACTGCAAGGGATGCGGAATCTGCTCCAAGGTCTGCCCCAAGGGTGCCATCACGATGAAGGAGGAGTGA
- the porA gene encoding pyruvate ferredoxin oxidoreductase, translated as MTQDIAINGDNAVALAWKQIDPDVCAAYPITPQTIIVEKFAEYVANAEVSTEFVCVESEHSALTLCTSSASAGARTFTATASQGLAYMWEMLPITAAMRVPLIMAVANRAVSGPININNDHGDAMAARDCGWLMLFSENVQEAYDMSIVAPRIAEHPEVQLPCMVNLDGFVLTHAIERMTMVDTQAVKSFVGEHKPLYPLLDTKHPVSHGNMDGPDFYYPHKYQSVLAMQKALEVCKDVFEEFKGVSGREYHLVEEYRCDDAEYVAVILGSSFGTMKATVDILREKGLKVGCAMPRVYRPWPIEDLAKVMAGKKGVVVYDKHLSIGSYGPMFPEVVAAASDLEKLPKMYNVIYGLGGADATVSGFEKSFTAVVEGTAEKVHYLGVRL; from the coding sequence ATGACGCAGGATATCGCAATCAACGGAGACAACGCGGTCGCACTCGCATGGAAGCAGATCGACCCCGACGTGTGTGCGGCATACCCCATCACGCCTCAGACAATCATCGTCGAGAAGTTCGCAGAGTACGTAGCGAACGCAGAGGTCTCGACCGAGTTCGTATGCGTGGAGTCCGAGCACTCCGCGCTCACCCTCTGTACGTCATCGGCATCCGCCGGAGCAAGGACCTTCACGGCCACTGCATCCCAGGGTCTGGCATACATGTGGGAGATGCTCCCCATCACAGCAGCGATGAGGGTCCCCCTTATCATGGCCGTAGCCAACAGGGCCGTGAGCGGACCCATCAACATCAACAACGACCACGGAGACGCAATGGCGGCCCGCGACTGCGGATGGCTTATGCTGTTCTCGGAGAACGTCCAGGAGGCATATGACATGTCCATCGTCGCACCTAGGATCGCCGAGCACCCCGAGGTCCAGCTGCCTTGTATGGTCAACCTCGACGGATTCGTCCTGACCCATGCCATTGAGAGGATGACCATGGTCGACACACAGGCCGTCAAATCCTTCGTCGGAGAGCACAAGCCCCTCTACCCCCTGCTTGACACCAAGCACCCCGTTTCCCACGGAAACATGGACGGACCCGACTTCTACTACCCGCACAAATACCAGTCCGTGCTGGCGATGCAGAAGGCCCTGGAGGTCTGCAAGGATGTCTTCGAGGAGTTCAAGGGAGTCTCCGGAAGGGAGTACCACCTCGTAGAGGAGTACAGATGCGATGACGCAGAGTACGTCGCAGTCATCCTCGGTTCCTCGTTCGGAACCATGAAGGCGACCGTCGACATCCTCCGCGAGAAGGGACTGAAGGTCGGATGCGCCATGCCCCGTGTCTACAGGCCTTGGCCCATCGAGGACCTCGCCAAGGTCATGGCAGGCAAGAAGGGCGTTGTCGTCTATGACAAGCACCTCAGCATCGGATCCTACGGACCCATGTTCCCTGAGGTAGTCGCAGCAGCTTCCGATCTCGAGAAGCTGCCCAAGATGTACAATGTGATATACGGTCTCGGAGGCGCAGACGCCACCGTTTCCGGATTCGAGAAATCCTTCACCGCGGTCGTCGAAGGCACCGCTGAGAAGGTCCACTATCTGGGGGTGAGGCTATGA
- a CDS encoding thiamine pyrophosphate-dependent enzyme, with amino-acid sequence MTSLAIKDLQKLPVRLTSGHRLCAGCAESIIAKQILMGSEDDIVVSLSTGCFEVSTTVFPYTSWNVPYVHTAFGNGAATCAGVETAYNALHKKGKVEQNVNFVNFAGDGATYDIGLQALSGAMERGHRMVYVCLNNEAYMNTGIQRSSATTIGAQTTTSWPGSVSSGKKEFSKDLTQIMVAHNIPYVAQVSPHNWRDTVQKAQKAFNCGGPAFINALSPCPRGWRFASDQTIAMAKLGVETCVWPLFEVVNGKYELTGESARIADGKAEKKPVLDWINAQGRYKHLLQDRWEPVIEQMQTEVDRRWKRLIKLSELDE; translated from the coding sequence ATGACCTCTCTTGCGATCAAGGACTTACAGAAACTGCCCGTGAGGCTCACCAGCGGACACAGGCTCTGCGCAGGATGCGCCGAGTCCATCATCGCGAAGCAGATCCTGATGGGATCGGAGGATGACATCGTCGTCTCCCTGTCCACCGGATGCTTCGAGGTCTCGACCACCGTGTTCCCCTATACCTCATGGAACGTGCCCTACGTGCACACCGCTTTCGGAAACGGAGCGGCCACATGCGCAGGAGTGGAGACCGCGTACAACGCACTCCACAAGAAGGGAAAGGTCGAGCAGAACGTCAACTTCGTCAACTTCGCAGGAGACGGAGCAACCTACGACATCGGTCTCCAGGCACTGTCCGGAGCCATGGAGAGGGGACACAGGATGGTCTATGTCTGCCTTAACAACGAGGCATACATGAACACCGGAATCCAGAGATCCTCCGCCACCACCATCGGAGCACAGACCACAACCTCGTGGCCCGGTTCCGTTTCGTCCGGTAAGAAGGAGTTCTCCAAGGACCTCACTCAGATCATGGTTGCACACAACATCCCCTACGTCGCACAGGTCTCCCCGCACAACTGGAGGGACACGGTCCAGAAGGCACAGAAGGCGTTCAACTGCGGCGGACCCGCATTCATCAACGCGCTGTCCCCCTGCCCCAGAGGATGGAGGTTCGCATCGGACCAGACCATCGCCATGGCGAAGCTGGGAGTCGAGACCTGCGTATGGCCTCTCTTCGAAGTCGTCAACGGTAAGTACGAGCTTACCGGAGAGAGCGCAAGGATCGCTGACGGAAAGGCCGAGAAGAAGCCCGTCCTGGACTGGATCAACGCTCAGGGCAGGTACAAGCACCTTCTCCAGGACAGATGGGAGCCCGTCATCGAGCAGATGCAGACCGAAGTCGACAGAAGATGGAAGAGACTCATCAAGCTGTCCGAGCTCGACGAGTGA
- a CDS encoding DUF92 domain-containing protein, whose translation MDPYLLMAIEVVITAVLSVEVYKLHCLSKGGALASLVIGVLLAYYGSVSAFFIMSFFVIMSFFATMRDIDKKIAMGLQEGQFGERGWKNVVAVGFPPVLFTVIHYYYPIDETLYVIAFLTSVVVAGADTVASEIGVKDPKAYMITTLKPVTPGTNGGVSKLGMVSSTVMAIVTAALGWLVMTASLSWLMLIPFTLGVFGNLLDSLFGAWLENRGWISKFTVNWSTELISAILAAALWFYILA comes from the coding sequence ATGGACCCGTACCTGTTGATGGCCATTGAAGTCGTCATAACAGCAGTGCTCTCGGTGGAGGTGTACAAGCTCCACTGCCTATCTAAGGGCGGAGCTCTGGCCTCCCTCGTGATCGGGGTCCTGCTGGCCTACTACGGGTCGGTCAGCGCATTCTTCATCATGTCGTTCTTCGTCATCATGAGCTTCTTCGCCACCATGAGGGACATCGACAAGAAGATCGCAATGGGGTTGCAGGAAGGTCAATTCGGCGAACGTGGGTGGAAGAACGTAGTCGCAGTCGGATTCCCTCCCGTTCTCTTTACTGTAATTCATTATTACTACCCAATAGATGAGACGTTGTACGTCATCGCTTTCCTCACATCCGTGGTGGTCGCCGGTGCGGACACCGTGGCCAGCGAAATAGGTGTGAAGGATCCCAAGGCTTACATGATAACCACACTGAAACCCGTGACCCCCGGAACCAACGGGGGCGTCTCCAAGCTAGGTATGGTCTCCTCGACCGTGATGGCCATCGTGACGGCCGCCCTCGGATGGTTGGTCATGACAGCATCACTCAGCTGGTTGATGCTCATCCCCTTTACCCTCGGAGTCTTCGGAAATCTATTGGACAGCCTGTTCGGGGCATGGTTAGAGAATAGAGGATGGATCTCCAAATTCACCGTCAACTGGTCCACAGAGCTCATATCCGCCATACTGGCGGCTGCCCTGTGGTTCTACATTCTAGCATAA